One part of the Solanum dulcamara chromosome 8, daSolDulc1.2, whole genome shotgun sequence genome encodes these proteins:
- the LOC129899253 gene encoding E3 ubiquitin-protein ligase RSL1-like, with protein sequence MEVDDDLHTLLDEQRREIVAADAVDVDLLFAFQLQMQEAMNASSSKSTINADVIGSNNNVTNLFVEELSYYEQQVIDHQKAEFEMRKIEDDLNRRIHDQAFAREILNVPDGEWEVTGDHLHRPYGEGSSSKGVVTQNGECFRVYVKGLMGEDADEEIVGVNVGRNLAGIGVAVCDPSGILVFEVSKGLVKGAEVLTDEIAELKALIEGLDVAIMLGLKRVNVVLDSQTILQYIRGTLHSRKGNIVALVEQATSCLRKFTDYIPSLVTQSTVNLAIKLATDAIVSQVSGPARNSLRKSITETCTICLQDTDIDHMFLINGCLHYYCYSCMNKHVEAKLFQGMLPKCPHDTCKSELKLGNCKKFLTPKLYDLMSERVKETTIPITEKIYCPNPKCSTLMSKAEVHTSTQNVSVGKQQAGATMCMKCHLKFCINCRIPWHQNMTCFDYRRLNPYLCVEDAKLKSLATQSLWRQCVKCNHMVSLGEGCYHIYCRCGHEFCYTCGAEWKNKKPTCSCPVWDERNIIYDNRRQPRRG encoded by the exons atggaaGTTGACGACGATCTTCACACCTTACTCGACGAACAACGCCGTGAAATTGTCGCCGCTGACGCCGTCGATGTCGACCTCCTCTTCGCCTTTCAACTCCAAATGCAAGAGGCTATGAACGCTTCTAGTTCAAAATCCACCATTAATGCAGACGTCATCGGAAGTAACAACAATGTCACTAATCTTTTCGTTGAGGAATTATCATACTACGAGCAACAAGTTATAGACCACCAAAAAGCTGAGTTTGAGATGAGGAAAATCGAAGACGACCTCAATCGTAGAATCCACGATCAGGCTTTTGCACGGGAGATACTCAATGTCCCCGACGGTGAGTGGGAAGTAACCGGAGATCATTTGCATAGGCCTTATGGGGAGGGCTCGTCGTCAAAGGGGGTGGTGACGCAAAATGGAGAGTGTTTTAGGGTTTATGTGAAGGGCTTGATGGGAGAAGATGCTGATGAAGAGATAGTTGGGGTTAATGTGGGGAGAAATCTTGCTGGGATTGGAGTTGCTGTTTGTGATCCGAGTGGTATATTGGTGTTTGAAGTGAGTAAGGGTTTGGTTAAAGGTGCTGAAGTATTGACTGATGAAATTGCAGAGCTGAAAGCACTGATTGAAGGGCTTGATGTTGCTATAATGCTGGGTTTGAAAAGGGTTAATGTTGTTTTGGATAGTCAAACAATCTTGCAATAT ATTAGGGGCACCCTGCATTCAAGGAAGGGTAATATTGTTGCACTTGTTGAACAGGCAACTTCTTGCCTAAGAAAATTTACAGATTATATACCATCTCTTGTGACACAGAGCACCGTCAACTTGGCAATTAAACTTGCTACTGATGCAATAGTCTCTCAGGTTAGTGGACCAGCAAGAAATAGCCTTCGAAAGAGCATCACTGAGACTTGTACTATTTGTCTGCAAGATACTGATATAGATCATATGTTTCTAATTAATGGTTGCCtgcattattattgttattcttgtaTGAATAAACATGTGGAAGCTAAACTCTTTCAAGGAATGCTACCTAAATGCCCTCATGATACATGCAAGTCTGAATTGAAATTAGGTAACTGCAAAAAGTTCCTGACACCCAAGCTGTATGATTTGATGAGTGAACGTGTGAAGGAAACTACCATTCCTATCACAGAAAAGATTTACTGCCCAAATCCTAAGTGTTCTACATTGATGTCAAAAGCTGAGGTCCATACATCTACCCAAAATGTCTCTGTGGGGAAACAGCAAGCTGGGGCTACAATGTGCATGAAATGTCACCTTAAGTTTTGTATCAACTGCAGAATTCCTTGGCATCAAAACATGACTTGCTTTGACTATAGAAGACTTAACCCTTACTTGTGTGTAGAAGATGCAAAGCTCAAGTCTCTTGCCACACAGAGTCTTTGGCGTCAGTGCGTAAAGTGCAACCACATGGTGTCTCTTGGCGAAGGTTGCTATCATATTTATTGCAG ATGTGGTCATGAGTTCTGTTATACATGCGGAGCTGAGTGGAAGAACAAGAAACCAACATGTTCCTGCCCAGTATGGGATGAGCGAAATATCATTTATGACAATAGACGCCAACCAAGGAGAGGCTGA